A single genomic interval of Bacteroidota bacterium harbors:
- a CDS encoding CBS domain-containing protein: MIAKDLINDSFPPLKLSDSGLKAINWMEEFRLEHLPLVDGINYIGLASEEDILKLSALDQPLANHNLPLIRPFVRYNQPVFEVVKLISKDKLTIVPVLDAADHYIGLVTLQDILKHYSDSGIFEDANGVIVLEVGAKSYSLSEISHIIESEDGKIISSYITPNPENETIDITIKINQRELSRILASFNRHGYFVKEHYHQNEFIDDVKSRYDSLMNYLGI, translated from the coding sequence GATTCATTCCCGCCCCTCAAACTGAGCGACAGCGGATTGAAAGCCATTAACTGGATGGAAGAATTCCGCCTGGAACATCTTCCCCTGGTCGACGGGATCAATTACATCGGACTTGCTTCAGAAGAAGATATCCTGAAACTGAGCGCCCTCGATCAGCCACTTGCCAATCACAACCTGCCGCTCATTCGTCCTTTTGTTCGGTACAATCAGCCTGTCTTTGAAGTGGTGAAACTGATTTCAAAAGACAAACTCACGATTGTTCCCGTCCTCGATGCGGCGGATCATTACATCGGACTTGTGACGCTTCAGGATATTCTGAAACATTATTCCGACAGCGGAATTTTTGAAGACGCGAATGGAGTGATCGTTCTGGAAGTCGGCGCGAAAAGTTACAGCCTCAGCGAAATCTCACACATCATCGAATCCGAAGACGGGAAAATTATCAGTTCTTACATCACCCCGAATCCGGAAAACGAAACCATTGACATCACCATCAAAATAAATCAACGCGAACTTTCCCGTATCCTCGCTTCCTTTAACCGTCACGGTTACTTTGTAAAGGAACATTATCATCAGAATGAATTTATTGATGATGTGAAATCACGCTACGATTCATTGATGAATTATCTTGGTATTTAA